One bacterium DNA segment encodes these proteins:
- a CDS encoding DUF58 domain-containing protein: MNEERSLHHPMPSATTANAAPGARFLDPRVLARLDNLELVARTVVEGFINGLHRSPYLGLSLDFAEHRAYIPGDDIRRIDWRLYARTDRFYVKQFEADTNANVSILLDVSRSMSYGREGIPKLDYARFLAACLAYFSHKQRDRVGLATFDRDIVEYVPPAAGHLDLVLHALDRARAGEPGELRAPLAKLAENYRRRGILILVSDFYEEPDVVRGAVRRLRNRGNDIIVFHVLDEAELEFPFQDAANFEDLETGVRIPVIPEYVRARYRELVSNHVSTLQRMLVEDGVDYTLMNTSTPLDHALFTYLATRERLNRVR, translated from the coding sequence ATGAATGAGGAGAGGAGTCTGCATCACCCCATGCCCTCAGCCACCACCGCGAACGCCGCGCCCGGCGCCCGCTTCCTCGACCCCCGGGTCCTCGCGCGCCTCGACAACCTCGAGCTCGTCGCGCGCACCGTCGTCGAGGGGTTCATCAACGGGCTGCACCGCTCGCCGTACCTCGGGCTCTCGCTGGACTTCGCCGAGCACCGGGCTTACATCCCGGGCGACGACATTCGCCGCATCGACTGGAGGCTCTACGCGCGCACCGACCGCTTCTACGTCAAGCAGTTCGAGGCGGACACCAACGCCAACGTCTCGATCCTGCTGGACGTTTCCCGCTCCATGAGCTACGGCCGGGAGGGCATCCCCAAGCTCGACTACGCCCGCTTCCTCGCGGCCTGCCTCGCGTACTTCTCGCACAAGCAGCGCGACCGGGTCGGGCTCGCCACGTTCGACCGCGACATCGTCGAGTACGTGCCGCCCGCCGCCGGACACCTCGATCTCGTCCTGCACGCGCTCGACCGCGCCCGCGCCGGCGAGCCGGGCGAGCTCCGCGCTCCACTCGCGAAGCTCGCCGAGAACTACCGCCGCCGCGGCATCCTCATCCTCGTTTCGGACTTCTACGAGGAGCCGGACGTGGTACGTGGCGCCGTGCGGCGCCTGCGCAACCGCGGGAACGACATCATCGTCTTCCACGTGCTGGATGAGGCGGAGCTCGAATTCCCGTTCCAGGACGCGGCCAACTTCGAGGACCTCGAGACCGGCGTGCGCATACCGGTGATCCCCGAGTACGTACGCGCGCGCTACCGCGAGCTGGTCTCGAACCACGTCTCCACGCTCCAGCGCATGCTGGTCGAGGATGGGGTGGACTACACGCTCATGAACACGTCCACGCCACTGGACCACGCGCTGTTCACCTACCTCGCCACGCGCGAGCGACTGAACCGGGTACGCTAG
- the arsC gene encoding arsenate reductase (glutaredoxin), whose translation MTANDRITVYEKPTCTTCRKLAKLLREAGVEYEAVNYIVNPIPREELVRLIRMMGISARELLRTREPAYRELDLGRADLTEDELLDAMAEHPELIQRPIVVRGNRAVLARPPERVKEIL comes from the coding sequence ATGACGGCCAATGACCGTATCACCGTCTACGAGAAGCCGACGTGCACGACGTGCCGGAAGCTCGCGAAGCTGCTCCGCGAGGCCGGCGTCGAGTACGAGGCGGTCAACTATATTGTGAACCCGATCCCCCGCGAAGAGCTGGTGCGGCTGATCCGTATGATGGGGATCTCCGCTCGCGAGCTCCTGCGCACCCGCGAGCCGGCCTACCGCGAGCTCGACCTCGGACGAGCGGACCTGACAGAGGACGAGCTCCTCGATGCCATGGCCGAGCACCCGGAGCTCATCCAGCGGCCCATCGTCGTCCGGGGCAACCGCGCGGTCCTCGCCCGCCCGCCGGAGCGGGTGAAGGAGATCCTGTAG